AAACCAATATAAATACAGTTGAGCTGTTGAGCAGGACCGTATCAAACAGAGCTCTTAGGAGCTGATCGTCTTGGTCACACCAGTGAGCTTGGTGGGGCTCCCCTTAACCATGTGCACAGCAGAACAGCTCACCCAGCCTcttccctctgccacaggcatcCCAGAGGATCGCCAACCAATTGCATGGAACCATCGCCCTGGTGAGACCCGGCTCCAGATCCTGCCTCCTGGAAAGAAGTCCTTCGAGGGCAGCTGTGTCCCCACCGGCCAGGAAGACTCCTCTCCCTCCGGAATGcgagcacagccccagccttgAGGCGTGAGTTGCCTGCTCATGGGTCGTGGTGTGGGTCTGATCATGGCCCGTCGCAGCAGTACCACTGGGAAGACTgtgttggatggagtcttgaggacatgctctagtggaaagcatccctgcccatggcagggggttggaactggatgatcttaaggtcctttccaaacagaaccattctatgtttctatcaTAAGGTGGCCGGTGTTCACTGTATCTGCCCACCTTCTTCTCCACACTTCTTCTACAGCCTTAGGGAaggcagggggggtctcccagTTTACACCAGCAGAAAATGACTGGAATCCAGCCCAGCGAGATCAGCCTCTCGTTACTCCGGCTTGGTCAGAGAGACCCATAAGGGGAACCAGGTGCCCTCGCTTCCAGGGGGAGGAGAGGGCTTGCTTCACTGGAGGCAGCAATCCTTCCTTATCTATTCTAATGGGCTTTCCTGCAGGGCTCAGCACTTCCCCAGGCTTATCCACTCCATTGATTTCAGAGGCACAGAGGGCTGAGCAAAGCCAGGGAGTTCACCTGCAGACAGCGAATTTCCCAGAGTGGGATTAGATCTgcccagcattcccaggaaaaGCTCACACACACGGAAGCTGCCAAAtaagcagcaacagcagggaCTGGGTTTGCAGGGCAGGCTCATGCATGATAATGACCTTCTTGGCATGGCTGTAAAACCTCGCATTGAGTGAGTTAGGGCAGGGTGGGCTGTTCCTCTGTCCTAGAGGTCTTCAGGTCCACCAAGGCACTGAGAAAGCCCAGTGGAGGGTTCTTAGGATGCTTCTGGCTGTAAGGGATGGATTGAGAAGTGACCTcgcagcagcagtgctgatgTGAGTGGTCACTGTATCCTCCACTCACTCAGTTccctgcctggagctgctgtgctccagagGCAGGAGAGCACTGTTGGATGTTGGGATGGTGATGCCTTCCTGCTGCCAACTGCCCAAGCCCAGCGGTCACCCTCCTCCCTAGCACAGCACCCAAAGGCAAGCATGATGCCTGCTGCTGTAACAGGCAGCAGGGCacagaaagagcaggagagaccACGCACATCACCTGCGGGAGCTGGGAAATTGCATGGAAATTTTCTGATTAAtgtgattattttcttcctgcttctcgCAGTTATTTGTCAGCAACGAAACCGGACTCCCCCAAGGCTGTTCCATCCTATGAAAACCTCAAGCTGATCACCCGgagagagcagctctgcctgctccacaAGCACCTTTCCCTGCACCAGTTGGGGCTAGCAAGCGACTATGCCCCTGCCGACCGGGATGgctgcagcttctccagccACTTGCTCAGAGCCAAAGATGCCGACGGCAGGACACGGCCACGCGATGGCTGGGAGGACCATGCAGCCTTGCTGAAGCTCCCGGCCACCATGGTGTATGTGAGGGACCAGCACTtggaggagaagctgcagctcctcaggcaCAGGGACCGGCTGCAGCATCTCCTCATGCAGCAGTGCCAGCCAGGCCCGCGAGCAGATGAAGACACAAAGCTCCCACCGGAGGAGCGGCCCCTCTCCCCATGGCCGAGCATCGCAGCAGGGTGCAAGGAGGAGAGGTCCTTCCTGGAGgatgctgcagatgggaaggaagagaaggagcttTGGCTGAGCCGGGACAGCTCTGAGCTAagaggaaaggcaaaggcagcaaGGGATGATGGTGCAGACGCGCCGCTGGACCTGTCAGACTCTGGCcgaggcaggggaaggggctggCACCACCGCCGGGAGCCACGGAGCCCCGGGGACAGCCCCACAGTGCCAGCAGCCCATGGTCCCCATGGGAGACATGGGGCAGAGCGGGATGTCTTGTGCTTCCCCCCCTACCGCTGGCCCAGTGCCACCCAGGCACTGCCTGGTgctggtgaggaggaggaggaggatgcagctGTGGTGAGTACAGCTCATGCTGGCATCAACCGTggccccttcccctccccaggaTGCCCAGCATTGGTTCTGGCGCTGTTATGACCATTAATGTCCCATGGGAGGATGGCTTTGCTGCATGTGTGAAGCTACAAGGATGTATTTGCACATGGCAAAGCCTCAgctgcccagccctggctccCATTCCCACCTCCCCTCTCATGCCGGTGGGGTTTCCATCCGGATCCAAGGACAGGCATTGCCTGTGCCCTGTCCCACAGGCTGGTGCAGGAGGTGTGCTGGGCACCACCAGTGCATAGAAACACCTCTGCCATGCTCATCCCCACGGCTGTCGCTGTCATCACATAGGGGCTGGGGATGGCCCTTTGCTCCTGTCCGGTGAAGGCAGCGTTTGTGCTCCCTGTATCCTACAGCTCACGGTCTCCCGGGCACATCCGACAAACAACTCCCCACCGAGCGACCCAGAGGCCCCTGCAGAGGCCGGGGTGAGGCTGGATGTCCGTGCACAGAAGGGAGAAGCAGGTAAAAAGCCCCAGGCAAACATGACATTTGAGAAAGCAGGAGCATTTGGGTGACGGTATCTCACAGCCCCGAGCTCTGCGCTGGGCTCTGCACGCACCCACAACCCCCATGGACCAAAGCAGTGGCTGACCAGCACGGGACACCCGTCCATGGAACTCGGTGCTCCTGGTTCCCAGTGCTTTTGGGCCATCAGGGGAACTTCATGTTTCACATCTTCATCTTTAAGGGCTCAGTTTTCAACCCTGGGGATGCCCAAAATTCAGGCTCAGCATCTATAGGGAGAGTTCTGGAGAGAGCCCAATGTCTCTGCCTAGCACAGACCAGGAACCGCCCATAGGGTGCCCTTGCACACCCTGCAGACCATCCTGCACTCAGCTGCTGGGAGGCACGGAGTTCTTCAGTGGCTAAAGACATCAGATTAACATC
This is a stretch of genomic DNA from Lathamus discolor isolate bLatDis1 chromosome 11, bLatDis1.hap1, whole genome shotgun sequence. It encodes these proteins:
- the RBBP8NL gene encoding RBBP8 N-terminal-like protein isoform X3, encoding MTEKCRDAQRIEELFAKNHQLREQQKVLKENVKVLENRLRAGLCDRCMVTQELAKKKQNEYETSHFQSLQHIFILTNETNRLREENKMLKEEVKQLRSLEDRAKPSGVSSRESSSAPSSPLALLSPVSRNASTEKAAHREAEEAHHDEPGLELVEEKPAGQRSQRSSPSSRTSPGTVLQEASLAEVASQRIANQLHGTIALVRPGSRSCLLERSPSRAAVSPPARKTPLPPECEHSPSLEAYLSATKPDSPKAVPSYENLKLITRREQLCLLHKHLSLHQLGLASDYAPADRDGCSFSSHLLRAKDADGRTRPRDGWEDHAALLKLPATMVYVRDQHLEEKLQLLRHRDRLQHLLMQQCQPGPRADEDTKLPPEERPLSPWPSIAAGCKEERSFLEDAADGKEEKELWLSRDSSELRGKAKAARDDGADAPLDLSDSGRGRGRGWHHRREPRSPGDSPTVPAAHGPHGRHGAERDVLCFPPYRWPSATQALPGAGEEEEEDAAVLTVSRAHPTNNSPPSDPEAPAEAGVRLDVRAQKGEADDNDAESGKQESDEPDTTDSEVAAPYEDDVLQEAQADGKYFCTKDKAYALQKKRKRGHDPRTKGAKKSMRGRKKVKVEQCSAGSTKESENSSASHNAASEET
- the RBBP8NL gene encoding RBBP8 N-terminal-like protein isoform X1, whose translation is MTTESFAEFLNKLKEIHEKEVQGLQSKLTELMTEKCRDAQRIEELFAKNHQLREQQKVLKENVKVLENRLRAGLCDRCMVTQELAKKKQNEYETSHFQSLQHIFILTNETNRLREENKMLKEEVKQLRSLEDRAKPSGVSSRESSSAPSSPLALLSPVSRNASTEKAAHREAEEAHHDEPGLELVEEKPAGQRSQRSSPSSRTSPGTVLQEASLAEVASQRIANQLHGTIALVRPGSRSCLLERSPSRAAVSPPARKTPLPPECEHSPSLEAYLSATKPDSPKAVPSYENLKLITRREQLCLLHKHLSLHQLGLASDYAPADRDGCSFSSHLLRAKDADGRTRPRDGWEDHAALLKLPATMVYVRDQHLEEKLQLLRHRDRLQHLLMQQCQPGPRADEDTKLPPEERPLSPWPSIAAGCKEERSFLEDAADGKEEKELWLSRDSSELRGKAKAARDDGADAPLDLSDSGRGRGRGWHHRREPRSPGDSPTVPAAHGPHGRHGAERDVLCFPPYRWPSATQALPGAGEEEEEDAAVLTVSRAHPTNNSPPSDPEAPAEAGVRLDVRAQKGEADDNDAESGKQESDEPDTTDSEVAAPYEDDVLQEAQADGKYFCTKDKAYALQKKRKRGHDPRTKGAKKSMRGRKKVKVEQCSAGSTKESENSSASHNAASEET
- the RBBP8NL gene encoding RBBP8 N-terminal-like protein isoform X2 is translated as MSLFSCKYPSRCFAAPRGLQSKLTELMTEKCRDAQRIEELFAKNHQLREQQKVLKENVKVLENRLRAGLCDRCMVTQELAKKKQNEYETSHFQSLQHIFILTNETNRLREENKMLKEEVKQLRSLEDRAKPSGVSSRESSSAPSSPLALLSPVSRNASTEKAAHREAEEAHHDEPGLELVEEKPAGQRSQRSSPSSRTSPGTVLQEASLAEVASQRIANQLHGTIALVRPGSRSCLLERSPSRAAVSPPARKTPLPPECEHSPSLEAYLSATKPDSPKAVPSYENLKLITRREQLCLLHKHLSLHQLGLASDYAPADRDGCSFSSHLLRAKDADGRTRPRDGWEDHAALLKLPATMVYVRDQHLEEKLQLLRHRDRLQHLLMQQCQPGPRADEDTKLPPEERPLSPWPSIAAGCKEERSFLEDAADGKEEKELWLSRDSSELRGKAKAARDDGADAPLDLSDSGRGRGRGWHHRREPRSPGDSPTVPAAHGPHGRHGAERDVLCFPPYRWPSATQALPGAGEEEEEDAAVLTVSRAHPTNNSPPSDPEAPAEAGVRLDVRAQKGEADDNDAESGKQESDEPDTTDSEVAAPYEDDVLQEAQADGKYFCTKDKAYALQKKRKRGHDPRTKGAKKSMRGRKKVKVEQCSAGSTKESENSSASHNAASEET